A DNA window from Acidobacteriota bacterium contains the following coding sequences:
- a CDS encoding BrnA antitoxin family protein: MSSAKNSDYEYLETSEEASKRGLRRITRPAFLGEPKRRENKKPITIMLDPDIIEHFKAQAESSRTGYQTLINQTLRDSIQDAEMADPIEKLLNNKKALKRLKTKLEAV, translated from the coding sequence ATGAGCAGTGCAAAAAATAGCGATTACGAGTATCTCGAGACTTCTGAAGAGGCAAGTAAAAGAGGACTAAGACGAATTACACGTCCCGCCTTTTTGGGAGAACCGAAACGAAGGGAGAACAAGAAACCCATCACCATCATGCTTGATCCGGACATAATCGAGCATTTTAAAGCACAGGCCGAAAGTTCACGCACGGGATATCAAACGCTTATCAATCAAACACTGCGTGATTCCATTCAAGACGCTGAAATGGCGGATCCGATCGAAAAACTTTTGAATAACAAGAAAGCTCTAAAACGCCTCAAGACAAAATTGGAGGCGGTATGA
- a CDS encoding NAD(P)-dependent alcohol dehydrogenase: MIETRGYATHDANAKFVPFNFERRNLGDHDILIDVQFCGICHSDIHQAKQEWGPSIYPMVPGHEIVGRVSKVGSAVTKFKLGDLAGVGCFVDSCRECSACKADQEQFCKVHTAATYNGTEMDKVTPTRGGYSKHHVVDEAYALKVSSDQPLAAVAPLLCAGITTYSPLKHYKVGPGSKVAIVGLGGLGHMGVKLAVSMGAEVTVLSTSPSKKDDALKLGAHHFVVTSDKANLKPLKGTFNFILDCVSADHEMDMYLNLLDVYGAMVLVGLPENPVSARAFSLAGNNRTLAGSSIGGIKETQEMLDYCAEHNITSDVEVIPITKIEEAYERTIKADVRYRFVIDMSTL; encoded by the coding sequence ATGATAGAAACAAGGGGTTACGCCACACACGACGCGAATGCAAAATTCGTCCCGTTCAATTTCGAACGCCGCAATCTCGGCGATCATGACATTCTGATCGACGTCCAGTTTTGCGGCATTTGCCATTCGGACATCCACCAGGCGAAGCAGGAATGGGGGCCGTCGATCTACCCGATGGTTCCGGGCCACGAGATCGTTGGCCGCGTTTCTAAGGTCGGGAGTGCGGTGACAAAATTCAAGCTCGGCGATCTCGCCGGTGTGGGCTGTTTTGTTGATTCGTGCCGCGAGTGCTCGGCGTGCAAAGCCGATCAGGAGCAGTTTTGTAAGGTGCACACCGCTGCAACGTATAACGGTACCGAGATGGATAAAGTGACGCCGACGCGCGGCGGCTATTCGAAGCATCACGTCGTAGACGAAGCCTACGCACTAAAAGTCTCGTCCGATCAACCGCTCGCGGCCGTCGCTCCGCTTCTGTGCGCGGGCATTACGACCTATTCGCCGCTGAAACATTACAAGGTCGGCCCGGGCAGTAAGGTCGCCATCGTCGGCCTCGGCGGGCTCGGCCACATGGGCGTCAAGCTAGCCGTTTCGATGGGAGCCGAGGTCACGGTTCTGAGCACCTCGCCATCGAAAAAGGACGATGCACTCAAACTCGGTGCCCATCATTTCGTCGTGACCAGCGACAAAGCCAACCTCAAACCGCTCAAAGGCACGTTCAATTTCATCCTCGATTGCGTTTCGGCAGATCACGAGATGGATATGTATCTGAACCTGTTGGACGTTTACGGTGCGATGGTGCTGGTCGGTCTGCCTGAAAATCCGGTCTCAGCCCGAGCCTTCTCGCTCGCCGGCAACAACCGCACGCTCGCCGGTTCAAGCATCGGCGGCATCAAGGAAACGCAGGAAATGCTCGACTACTGCGCCGAACACAACATCACCTCCGACGTCGAAGTCATCCCGATCACCAAGATCGAAGAAGCCTACGAACGCACGATCAAGGCTGACGTTCGTTATCGATTCGTGATCGATATGAGCACGCTTTAG
- a CDS encoding DUF3224 domain-containing protein, protein MKFTSTFEIKGWDVADSGGVDELADVGRATIRKAFSGELEGTSVGYGLLMQTQHETGGYVVIERVSAKTDGREGTFVIMHYGVRDASGGGPWYGDVVPGSGTDGFEGVTGTFGIQHDEAGAIFTFDLNFA, encoded by the coding sequence ATGAAATTCACATCAACATTCGAAATTAAAGGCTGGGATGTCGCGGATTCGGGCGGCGTGGATGAGCTAGCTGACGTGGGCCGGGCGACGATTCGTAAGGCATTTTCCGGCGAGCTCGAAGGCACCAGCGTCGGCTACGGGCTGCTCATGCAGACCCAGCACGAGACCGGCGGCTACGTCGTGATCGAACGCGTCAGTGCCAAGACGGACGGCCGCGAAGGCACTTTTGTCATTATGCACTACGGCGTCCGCGATGCCTCAGGCGGCGGGCCCTGGTACGGCGATGTCGTCCCTGGCTCCGGAACCGACGGTTTCGAAGGCGTCACCGGAACTTTCGGCATCCAACACGACGAAGCCGGCGCGATCTTCACATTCGATCTCAATTTCGCATAA
- a CDS encoding BrnT family toxin → MFLWDEPKRLKVLKEHRIDLELITDAFDDDFGVYFEDVEHSTASEIRFNLIAIFAKYGLVYITFTPEGDGIRLITAWKAEKWAVREYEQCKK, encoded by the coding sequence ATGTTCTTGTGGGACGAGCCAAAACGACTAAAAGTTCTTAAAGAACATCGCATCGATCTCGAGCTCATCACCGATGCGTTTGATGACGACTTTGGGGTCTATTTCGAGGATGTTGAGCATTCGACCGCATCCGAGATCCGTTTCAATCTCATCGCGATCTTTGCAAAGTACGGGCTGGTTTACATTACCTTTACCCCCGAGGGCGATGGCATCCGATTGATAACCGCATGGAAGGCAGAAAAGTGGGCGGTACGAGAATATGAGCAGTGCAAAAAATAG
- a CDS encoding RidA family protein translates to MNGEPLNSSKAPEPVGLYPHARRVGDLLFLSGVGPRERGTKKIPGVELNDAGEIVSYDIETQCRSVFQNVRYIVEDAGSSWDKIVDVTVFLTNMKADFATYNRIYAEYFADNQPCRTTVEISSLPTPIAIELKVIATIN, encoded by the coding sequence ATGAACGGTGAACCGCTTAATTCGTCCAAAGCTCCCGAGCCTGTCGGCTTGTATCCGCACGCACGCCGTGTCGGTGATCTGCTGTTTTTATCAGGTGTCGGCCCGCGTGAAAGGGGTACGAAAAAGATACCCGGCGTCGAGCTGAACGATGCGGGCGAGATCGTTTCCTACGACATCGAAACGCAATGTCGGTCGGTGTTTCAGAATGTTAGATACATCGTCGAGGACGCCGGTTCGTCGTGGGACAAGATCGTCGATGTGACGGTTTTCTTGACGAATATGAAGGCCGATTTTGCGACGTACAACCGCATTTACGCGGAATATTTTGCCGATAATCAGCCATGCCGCACGACGGTCGAGATCAGTTCGCTGCCAACGCCGATAGCGATCGAGCTGAAAGTGATCGCAACGATAAACTAG
- the pepT gene encoding peptidase T, giving the protein MSRFLRYVKIDTQSAEDQPAPPSTKKQLDLANLLAKELKDLGVQNVRISEWGIVYGMVPGNLADNSSVPTIGFMAHMDTSPAVSGANVNAIIHKNYQGGDIVLPNDKTQVITVKQNPDLKNLIGDDIITADGTTLLGSDDKSGCAEIMTMIDTLKQNPSIKHGNIAIAFTPDEEVGGGIEKFDIAGWGAKFAYTVDGEQLGDISNETWSARTATVTFRGKSTHPGTAKGIMINSSYAAGDFLSRFPAMVPNRPETTAGRVGFIHPYSSNMTEETSTVKILLRNFDIAGLAGQEKAIRRVMAATQKKFPNVKIEYASVLGYLNMKEVLKNYPQLTDYAIEAAKRAGIKAELRPIRGGTDGSRLTAMGLPTPNLFTGGHNFHGKLEFNSKKGLEKSTDTLVALVQIWTERSR; this is encoded by the coding sequence GCTCGATCTGGCGAATCTGCTGGCGAAAGAGCTGAAAGATCTCGGCGTTCAGAACGTGCGGATCAGTGAGTGGGGAATCGTTTACGGGATGGTTCCGGGGAATCTTGCGGACAATTCCTCCGTGCCGACGATCGGCTTCATGGCTCACATGGACACGTCGCCGGCGGTTTCCGGAGCGAATGTTAACGCCATTATCCACAAGAATTACCAGGGCGGCGACATTGTTTTGCCGAACGACAAAACGCAGGTCATCACGGTAAAGCAGAATCCTGATCTCAAAAACCTCATCGGCGACGACATCATTACGGCAGACGGCACGACGCTGCTCGGCTCTGACGACAAATCCGGTTGTGCCGAGATCATGACGATGATCGACACCTTGAAGCAGAATCCGTCGATCAAGCACGGCAACATCGCCATCGCCTTCACACCCGACGAAGAGGTGGGCGGCGGTATCGAAAAGTTTGATATCGCGGGCTGGGGAGCAAAGTTCGCTTATACCGTTGATGGCGAACAGCTTGGCGATATCTCGAACGAGACTTGGTCGGCTCGAACCGCGACTGTTACATTTCGCGGCAAATCTACGCATCCCGGCACGGCGAAGGGAATCATGATCAATTCTTCATACGCTGCGGGCGATTTCCTTTCGCGGTTTCCCGCCATGGTCCCGAACCGTCCCGAAACGACCGCCGGCCGCGTTGGTTTTATTCACCCGTATTCGTCGAACATGACGGAAGAGACTTCGACTGTGAAAATACTGCTCCGCAATTTCGACATCGCCGGGCTTGCCGGCCAGGAAAAAGCGATCAGGCGCGTGATGGCCGCGACGCAGAAGAAATTCCCGAACGTCAAGATCGAATACGCCAGCGTGCTCGGCTATCTCAATATGAAAGAGGTGCTCAAAAACTATCCGCAGCTCACCGACTACGCGATCGAAGCAGCAAAAAGGGCCGGAATTAAAGCAGAACTTCGCCCAATACGAGGCGGAACGGATGGTTCACGTTTGACCGCAATGGGCTTGCCAACGCCGAATCTATTCACGGGCGGCCATAATTTTCATGGTAAGCTCGAGTTCAACTCGAAAAAAGGGCTGGAAAAATCAACCGATACTCTGGTAGCCTTGGTTCAGATCTGGACCGAGAGATCCAGGTAG
- a CDS encoding DUF1697 domain-containing protein, whose protein sequence is MRYIALLRGINVGGNTMIKMTELKAVFEELGFENVVTYINSGNIAFDCERPRVSKGESPNAAEEKLTAKIEQAIEKHFAKQIPVMIREQSAIADILASNPYEGQFESHKEMHVLFLREEMPAEKLEQLLAAAPEGEGYTVIGRELYCHLPKGVIDSLLGKSYLEKKLKLAVTGRNWRTVEKLSTL, encoded by the coding sequence ATGCGCTACATCGCCCTTCTCCGCGGCATCAATGTCGGCGGCAACACGATGATCAAGATGACGGAACTCAAAGCCGTGTTCGAGGAACTCGGCTTTGAGAACGTCGTTACCTACATCAACAGCGGCAACATCGCCTTTGATTGCGAAAGACCGCGCGTCAGCAAGGGCGAATCACCGAACGCCGCTGAAGAGAAACTAACCGCGAAAATCGAGCAAGCCATAGAAAAGCACTTCGCCAAACAGATCCCTGTCATGATCCGCGAACAAAGCGCGATCGCCGACATCCTTGCGAGCAATCCGTACGAGGGCCAATTCGAAAGCCACAAGGAAATGCACGTTCTCTTTCTAAGAGAAGAAATGCCCGCCGAAAAGCTCGAACAACTTCTCGCTGCCGCCCCCGAAGGCGAAGGTTACACGGTCATCGGCCGCGAGCTCTATTGCCATCTTCCAAAGGGAGTGATCGACAGCCTTCTTGGTAAGAGCTACCTCGAGAAAAAGCTAAAACTTGCCGTCACCGGCCGCAATTGGCGAACGGTCGAAAAGCTTTCTACGCTTTAA
- a CDS encoding 3-hydroxyanthranilate 3,4-dioxygenase — MIRRPFNFKQWIDEHRHLLKPPVGNQCVYDDGDFIVMVVGGPNSRKDYHWDDGEELFYQLEGDIKVQIQENGKAVEVPIREGEMFLLPPRIPHNPIRPANTIGLVIERKRRIGELDGLLWFCENCNSKLYEEYFQLDDITTQFQGVFRKFYGDENLRTCKTCGLVMEPPPVAS; from the coding sequence ATGATTCGAAGACCTTTCAACTTCAAACAATGGATCGACGAGCACCGTCATCTGCTCAAACCGCCGGTGGGGAATCAGTGTGTTTATGACGACGGCGATTTTATCGTGATGGTCGTCGGCGGGCCGAATTCTCGCAAAGACTATCACTGGGACGATGGCGAAGAGCTGTTTTACCAGCTCGAGGGCGACATCAAGGTCCAAATTCAGGAAAATGGTAAGGCTGTTGAAGTGCCGATACGAGAAGGCGAAATGTTCCTCCTCCCGCCGCGTATTCCGCACAATCCCATCCGCCCGGCAAACACCATTGGCCTCGTGATCGAACGCAAACGCCGGATAGGCGAACTCGACGGCCTCCTCTGGTTCTGCGAAAACTGCAACAGCAAGCTGTACGAAGAATATTTCCAGCTAGACGATATCACCACACAGTTTCAGGGCGTTTTCCGTAAATTCTACGGCGATGAGAATTTGCGAACTTGCAAAACATGCGGCTTAGTAATGGAACCGCCGCCGGTCGCTAGCTGA
- a CDS encoding GxxExxY protein has translation MAELIYPDESYKIIGACFEVYKSKGCGFTEPVYQECLALEFALQGIPFIAQPKIEMEYKGTKLEQFFRADFVCYGTIIVELKALSKLIDEHRSQCLNYLHANKFRLALLVNFGHHPRLEYERIVV, from the coding sequence ATGGCCGAATTAATTTATCCTGATGAATCGTACAAGATAATCGGTGCTTGTTTTGAAGTTTACAAGTCGAAAGGCTGTGGTTTTACGGAACCGGTCTATCAGGAATGCCTCGCCCTGGAATTTGCATTGCAGGGGATTCCCTTCATCGCTCAACCTAAGATCGAAATGGAATACAAGGGCACGAAACTCGAACAGTTTTTCCGTGCCGATTTCGTGTGTTACGGTACGATCATCGTTGAACTGAAAGCCCTTTCGAAACTCATTGACGAACATCGTTCACAGTGCTTAAATTACCTCCACGCCAACAAATTCCGCCTCGCTCTTCTAGTAAATTTTGGCCACCACCCAAGACTGGAATATGAGAGAATCGTCGTGTAG
- the msrA gene encoding peptide-methionine (S)-S-oxide reductase MsrA, with the protein MSLLTKLALGTMVIVAVGCGIASSSGKTADLREVVPAVDTQPNAEAPKSTQVAVFAGGCFWGVEGVFEHVKGVIDVRSGYSGGDAKTADYETVSSGDTDHAEAVQITFDPAKVTYTQLLTIFFSVAHDPTQLNRQGPDTGRQYRSAIFFANEEQKKAAQAYIEAIDRSKALPKPVVTEVVPLKKFYEAEAYHQDFMKKNPNHGYIVAHDKPKVEDLKNRFPEFYVEK; encoded by the coding sequence ATGTCACTTCTTACTAAACTTGCATTGGGAACAATGGTTATCGTTGCGGTCGGGTGCGGTATCGCGAGCAGCTCGGGCAAAACTGCCGATCTGCGCGAGGTCGTCCCGGCGGTCGATACGCAGCCGAATGCGGAAGCACCTAAATCTACGCAGGTCGCGGTATTCGCGGGAGGCTGTTTTTGGGGAGTCGAGGGCGTTTTTGAGCACGTAAAAGGCGTGATCGATGTCAGATCAGGCTACTCCGGCGGTGATGCAAAAACCGCGGACTACGAAACGGTCAGCAGCGGCGATACCGATCATGCTGAGGCCGTTCAGATCACTTTTGACCCGGCAAAGGTCACATACACCCAGCTTTTAACGATATTCTTCTCGGTTGCGCACGACCCAACGCAGCTTAATCGTCAGGGCCCTGACACGGGACGGCAGTACCGCTCAGCTATATTCTTCGCAAACGAAGAGCAGAAAAAAGCGGCTCAGGCCTATATCGAAGCGATCGACAGATCAAAGGCCCTGCCAAAACCGGTCGTTACCGAGGTCGTTCCGCTCAAAAAGTTCTACGAAGCCGAGGCGTACCATCAGGATTTCATGAAAAAGAATCCGAATCATGGGTACATAGTTGCCCACGACAAGCCTAAGGTCGAAGATCTCAAGAATCGATTTCCTGAGTTTTATGTAGAAAAGTAG